CGGGTCGTCGGAGACATCAACGTGGCCTGCGGCACGTGTGAAGCCTGTCAAGCCGGCGACAGACACCACTGCGCGCAACGCACCGTCATCGGCATCCGCCAGCGCGACGGCGCTTTTGCCGAATACCTGGCGCTGCCACTGCGCAACCTCTACGCCGTGCCCGATACCGTCAGTGATCTGGACGCCGTCTTTGCCGAGCCGTTGGCCGCCGCCTGCCGCATCCTGGAGCAGGTTTCCTGCCGGCCAGGGCAGTCAGTGGCCGTTTTGGGTGACGGCAAGCTTGGACAGCTCATTGCCCAGGTGCTGCATGCGCATGGGATTGCCGTGACACTCATCGGCCGTCACGCACGCAAGCTGGCGGTTGCGGCCGGGGCCGGCATCGCAACCCGCCACGCGGATGAACTTCGGTCGGCAAACCGCCGGTTCGAGGTCGTTGTGGAAACCTCCGGGCGCGCCACCGGTTTGGCCGAGGCCCTGCGACTGGTACGCCCCCGTGGAACGGTCGTGCTCAAGTCCACATCCGCGACACCCTGGATGCTCCCCCCGGCGGCGGTTGTCGTCCCGGAAGTGACGCTGGTCGGGTCGCGCTGTGGCGATATGCCAACCGCGCTGGCACTGCTCGCCGCACGCAAGGTCAGCCCACAGGCGCTCGTCGAGGCGGTCTATGACCTGGACGACGGGCTGCGCGCTTTCGAGCACGCGACCACGCCGGGCGTGCTCAAGGTGTTGCTCCGGTGCTATCTGCCAGAAGGCACACCACGGTAACGGTTTCCGGCCGACGTCAAGCTCTGTCTGCGCAATATGCCTGCCAGAGGTTCACTCCTTATGGTTTCTGTTGAAGTGTTGCTGGCTGGCAGAGTAAAACAGAGAAAGTACAACCACTTGCAAAACACTCTGGGACGCCGTAGCTGCCAGGCACGCTTGCCGTGCCAAGGCCCTTGGGAAGGGCTTGATACGGACCCCGCTTGGCTATGGCCGGACTGCGGGAGGTAACACCCTTGGCTGCCAACTGGGAAAAGATTCTGCTTACCTACCTGCACGACCCGCCTGACAAGGCACTCGCCATTCGCGGACACGTTGACCGCGCCCGCCGGTATGCCGCCATTGTGGTCGGCGAAGAGGAAAGCCGCCGCCTCGAAGAAGCTGCTACAACGGCCGATCCGCTGGCTTCAGCGGTTGAACGCCTTCCCATGCCAACAGCCGGAAGAGAGGGCGAGCGGGCCGTTGCGCCGAAAAACAGCCAACTGCGTATCTTCCATCCGCTGTCGGCCGCCTCAAAACACCTCGATGTGCCGCCGCTGGATGACGCCTTGACGCAGGCTGAGCAACAGCAGCTTCAGGCTATCGTCGGCGGTTTGCCTGCGAACGAATACCGCATACGCCTGCTGGCCATCTGGCGGTGTTGGCCGGAGGCACTGGCGACGAACGTTCACCCGTGCTTCGCCTTGCTTCCGGCGGACACGCGGACGCCAGACCATACCATCTGGCATCACGCCGACACGGCCGCCGCTTTTCGGGCAGCCCTTGACGCTGGCGGCGGAGAAGCCCTGCTGGCCTTTGCGCTGGGGCCTGTCCAGCGGTTTATCGAGGCGGCGCGAACCGTACGCGATCTGTGGTCAGGCAGCATGATCCTGTCGTGGCTGGCGTTTCAGGCGATGAAGCCCATTCTTGAAGACCTCGGCCCGACAGCGCTCATCTACCCTTCCCTGCGCGGTATTCCGCTGGTGGATTTGTGGCTGCACAACACACAAGGACTGCACGGGCAAGTGTCCCTGCCGCCAACCGAACTGCGGATGACGCCCTCGCTGCCACACCGGTTTCCGGCCCTTGTGCCGTGGGGCAAAGACGGTACGGCTGCCCAAAAGTTAGCCAAACGCTGCCGCCAGGCTGCCGACGATGCCATCAAGAAACTGGCGGATGCCGTCCGCGCCGTTCTCCAGCAACCTTTGGGCAACGCCTGCCAAGGGTGGGACAAGCGCTGGGACGCACAAATCAACAACTACTTCAACGTGGCGACGGCTGTGCTGCCGCTGGGCGGCTCTGCCCAAGACATTGACCAAACCCTTGCCCGCCTGCTTGCCGGCACGGCTTCCTTCGAGGAAGCCTTTCCCAACGCGGCGGCCGTCCGTCAGCTTGCCCGTGCCATTCCCAAGAGTGAACAACCGGGCTACAACCAGGAACACGCCGGGCGCTGGCAGCATCAGGTCGAGCTGGCGCAGCGGTCGCTGGCCGCTCACCGCACTGTTCGCCATGTCCCGCCCAATCCACCGGTTCAGAATGGTGAGCGCTTCCCGCAGAAGTGTACGTTGCTGGGAACGTTCGAGCAGATGGGGCCGGACGAACTCGGCGCGTCAAGGCAGTTCTGGAATGCGCTTTCGGCGTCAGAGCCTGGCCTGAGTATCGAGGGCGTTCGTCTGCGGCCGGGCGAAGGCTTGTGCGCCATCGGGCTGGTCAAGCGATTTGCCGCGCCGGCCTTTCTGAAAGAGGAACTGAAGCTTTCAACCGACGATCTGCGTTTCCCGGATACCTGGACTGTCGCGGCTGCTGACTGGTTGCGGCAGGCCGGAATTGACTGGCGGCGGGACTGGAGAAAGCCCTGGAACGGCAACTGGCTGTACTGGTCCCGACCGGACGAGAATCCCGAAGACGCCGATTCCTGCCCGGCGGAACTTTGGAAAATCATCGCATCGGCCAAAAAAGAACACGGCCAGCCGCCGGTGTACTACGCCATTCTCAAGCTTGACGGCGATGAGCTTGGCGGCTGGCTGCGGGGTGAAAAGTCGCCGCCGGTGCGGGAGGTGATGCACCCTGAACTTGTCACCTACTACGAAAATCTGCACCAGCGAGCCGGGCTGGAAGCCAAACGCCCGGTCGGCCCGGCGCTGCATGCCGCCATCAGCACGGCGCTGGCCAACTTTGCCCTGCACGTCGTCCCACAGGTCGTTGCCAAGCATTGCGGAACGGTCATTTATTCCGGCGGCGATGACACCCTGGCGCTGCTGCCGCTCAGCACCGCCCTGGACTGCGCCCATGAACTGCAAGCCGCCTACACAGCCAACTGGTATGGAGAAGACAGCTACCTGCTGATGGGTTCGCGGGCCACGCTGTCGGGCGGGCTGGTGCTTGTTCACGCCAAGGACGATCTCCGGCTGGCATTGCAGGATGCACGCCGCGCCGAAGAGCAGGCCAAGGATGCCGGCCGCGATGCCCTGGCCATAACCGTCCGCCGCCGGTCGGGCGAGCACACAACAGCCATCTGTCCGTGGGGCTTTGTCCCGGTGGTGACGAAGTGGAAACAGGCGTTTCTTGCCGGGGCTTCGGATCGGTGGGCCTATCACCTGTACGCCGGGCGGCATACCCTGGCCGCCCTTCCCAGGGAAGCCATCCAGGCCGAGATACGGCGGCAGTTGGGGCGGGCGGAAAAGCCAATTCTCCCGCCTGATGCGCTCGTTGCGGATTTTGAGGCCTTCACGAATGCAAAGGTCGCTTCAGGGAGCCGCCCGCGTTTTGCTTCGGTCGGAGAGGCGCTCAGGCATTTTCTCACGCTCTGCCATACGGCGTCGTTTATGGCGCGGGGAGGAAAGGAGTGAAGGGAGCGATGAAGACCGTCGGCTTGTGCCTGGAAGCACTTGATGTGCTTTTTTTCCGCGACGGGCGGCCCTTCATGGACGGCACCGAGCAGATGCTCAGCGGTTTGCCGCTCCCGCAAACCCTGGCCGGAGCCATCTGCACGGCGCTCATGCAGGCTGCCGGCTGCGACTTCGGCCGGTTACGGCACGCGCTGGAAGAAGGAAAGCCGTTTGCCGAAGCCGTACGCGAAGCTTGCAGCGCGGAGGCGCACTGGATCGGTGCGTTGGCCGTACGTGGCCCCTGGCTGGCCCGGTGGGACAAAAACCCCGCTACGCCATGCGAAGTGCTCGTGCCGGC
This window of the Chloracidobacterium sp. N genome carries:
- a CDS encoding alcohol dehydrogenase catalytic domain-containing protein; translation: MKALRLVNGQLQLAEIPRPDMPEEAVIRVTYAGICATDAAIVRGYTGFSGTLGHEFVGVVAAAPDAAWIGRRVVGDINVACGTCEACQAGDRHHCAQRTVIGIRQRDGAFAEYLALPLRNLYAVPDTVSDLDAVFAEPLAAACRILEQVSCRPGQSVAVLGDGKLGQLIAQVLHAHGIAVTLIGRHARKLAVAAGAGIATRHADELRSANRRFEVVVETSGRATGLAEALRLVRPRGTVVLKSTSATPWMLPPAAVVVPEVTLVGSRCGDMPTALALLAARKVSPQALVEAVYDLDDGLRAFEHATTPGVLKVLLRCYLPEGTPR
- the cas10 gene encoding type III-B CRISPR-associated protein Cas10/Cmr2 encodes the protein MAANWEKILLTYLHDPPDKALAIRGHVDRARRYAAIVVGEEESRRLEEAATTADPLASAVERLPMPTAGREGERAVAPKNSQLRIFHPLSAASKHLDVPPLDDALTQAEQQQLQAIVGGLPANEYRIRLLAIWRCWPEALATNVHPCFALLPADTRTPDHTIWHHADTAAAFRAALDAGGGEALLAFALGPVQRFIEAARTVRDLWSGSMILSWLAFQAMKPILEDLGPTALIYPSLRGIPLVDLWLHNTQGLHGQVSLPPTELRMTPSLPHRFPALVPWGKDGTAAQKLAKRCRQAADDAIKKLADAVRAVLQQPLGNACQGWDKRWDAQINNYFNVATAVLPLGGSAQDIDQTLARLLAGTASFEEAFPNAAAVRQLARAIPKSEQPGYNQEHAGRWQHQVELAQRSLAAHRTVRHVPPNPPVQNGERFPQKCTLLGTFEQMGPDELGASRQFWNALSASEPGLSIEGVRLRPGEGLCAIGLVKRFAAPAFLKEELKLSTDDLRFPDTWTVAAADWLRQAGIDWRRDWRKPWNGNWLYWSRPDENPEDADSCPAELWKIIASAKKEHGQPPVYYAILKLDGDELGGWLRGEKSPPVREVMHPELVTYYENLHQRAGLEAKRPVGPALHAAISTALANFALHVVPQVVAKHCGTVIYSGGDDTLALLPLSTALDCAHELQAAYTANWYGEDSYLLMGSRATLSGGLVLVHAKDDLRLALQDARRAEEQAKDAGRDALAITVRRRSGEHTTAICPWGFVPVVTKWKQAFLAGASDRWAYHLYAGRHTLAALPREAIQAEIRRQLGRAEKPILPPDALVADFEAFTNAKVASGSRPRFASVGEALRHFLTLCHTASFMARGGKE